The Rhodopseudomonas julia DNA segment GTGGCGGCGCCAGTCTCCTGGGATGAGCTCTCATCGGTGAAAGCGGCGAATGCCTACACCGTGGAAAATCTGCCGAAACGGCTCAAGGCGCTTCGTGGCGATCCCTGGGGCGAATATCAATCCGTGCGGCAGTCGATCACCAAGGCGGCTATGAAGGCGGTCAAAGGCGATTGAGCGCCGGCCGTCGCCTCTGCATCGCAGGCACCGGGAACAGGTTTTTATGGAAAGAACGATTCTGGCAGTCGATGCCGGCGGCACGAAATGCCGTGCGCGTCTTGTCGCCCCTGATGGAACGGTCCTGGCGAGCGGCGAGGGGGGCGCCTGCAATCCCTCTACCGACCTCGCAGGGGCGATTGCCGTCCTTGATGCGCTCATCAATGTGCTTTGTCGGCAGACCAATCCGGCGACCGAGCGCAGATCGGTGGTTCTCAGCCTCGGCGTGGCGGGTCTCGTCGATGTCGGCCGCCGCACGTCCTTTCTTGCCGCAGCCGAGGGCTTTGCCGAGATCGTGGCGATGTCGGACGGTTACGCGGCGCTCATCGGGGCTGGCGGCGGGCAACCTGCGCGTCTCGTCATTCTCGGCACAGGTGCGGCCGGTCACCGGCTCTTCGCCGATGGGACCTCGATCCAACGCGACGGCTGGGGCTTTCTCGGAGGAGATCGGGGCTCCGGCGCCTGGCTCGGCCGCCGGGCCGTGGAGGCCGCGTTGAAGAGCTATGACGGGGCGGCGCCTGAGAGCCTCCTGTCGCAGAGGCTCACCGCCCGGCTTGGCGGCAACGAGGCCGCCATTCTGGATTGGCTGTTGCAGGCGAGGCCACGGGATTTCGCTTCGCTCGTGCTGGAGATCGTTGCCGCAGCCGAGGCGGGCGATGGTGCGGCCGACGCGCTTCTGGAAGCTGCGGCCGATGAGGCCGCGGCCCTGGTGCGGTCCCTTGGCGAGAGAGAACGCGGAGAGAGCGGGCGCGGAGAAGGTGAGGGGGAGCCGCTCTATCTCCTGGGCGGGCTTTCGGAGCTTTTGCGCACGCGCATCGAGACACGACTCAATCAGCGTTTCGGCGTGCCGCAAGGCGGCGCACTCGACGGCTGTCTCCTCGTCGCCCGCAGACAGGCGCCGCAGGAGCGGCGCCGGTAGGAAAGACGCGAACCCTCCGCCCGTGTGGGGCCGCCCAGGCCCGTCAGCCGTTTTCGGCGGCGAGAATGGCTTTCAGGCCCTCGCGATAGGTCGGGTAGGCGAGGGCGACGCCGAGCTCGTTCTTGATCTTGTCGTTTTTGACCCGCTTGTTCTCGCCATAGAAGGTGCGCGCCATCGGGCTCATATTGGCGGCCTCGAAACGGACTTCCTCGGGCGGCTCGACGCCCAGGAGCTCGGCGGCATAGGTGATCACGTCCTGCGGTGCGGCCGGCTCATCGTCGGTGCCGTTGAAAATCCCGGACGCGTTCTGCCGGAGAGCGGCGGCTGCGATCTGGCCGATATCCTCGCCGTGGATGCGGTTGAACACCTGTCCGTCCTTGATGATGCGGCGGCTCGTGCCCCGGCGGATCTTTTCGAACGGGCCGCGGCCGGGGCCGTAGATGCCGGAGAGGCGGACGATGGAAACGGGAATGCCCGTCGTCTCTGAGAACGAGAGCCAGGCGTTTTCCGCCTCGACCCGCTGCTTGGAGCGCGTCGAGACCGGCCGGCATTCCGACGTCTCGTCGACCCAGCCGCCATCATGGTCGCCATAGACGCCGACCGTGGAGAGGTAGCAGATCGAATTGGGCCCCGCTTCCGACAGGGCGTCGCCGAAGACGTTGAGCACGGGATCACCCGTTTCGTCGGGTGCGATGGAGACGAGGACATGGGTCGCCTCGGCGAGCGCATCGGAGACGGCACCGTTATGGGGCGCGCCGGCATTTCCGTCGAAGAGGAGAGGCATGGCGCCGAGCGCGGCCATCGCATGCAGGCCTTCGGCGCTGCGCGTCGTGCCCCAGACGCTTTCGGGTTCAAGTGCGTCCATGGTGAAGCGGGCCGAATAACCGAGGCCAAAGCAAAAGAGATCCATCAATCCTCGCCAAGCAAATTCCATTCGCCGCGCACGGCGGCATTGTCTTCTTGCGGCAAAAGTTCTGCCCGTGCCCTCTCTGCCGTTTCGGGGGCGAGCCTGGCGAGTGCCCAGATCGCCGCGCCGCGCACAAGCGGGCTTTCGTCATCGAGCCTTGCCCTAGCTTCCGATGCAAGCTCCGCATCGCCCGAATTGCCGATCGCGATCAAGACATTGGAGACGAATTTCGCCCGTCCAATGCGTTTGATTGGCGAGCCGGAAAAATGCTGCCGGAAGGCGGCATCGTCCAAACGGACCAGGTCTTTCAGAGAAGGCGCCTGAAGATCCTCGCGGGCTTTCAGCTTCGCCTCAGAGGCGGTTTCAGCAAATTTGTTCCACGGGCAGGCGGCGAGGCAGTCGTCGCAGCCATAGATGCGGTTGCCGAGGTCTTTGCGAAATTCGCGCGGGATCAGGCCTTTGTCTTCGATTGTCAGATAGGAGATGCAGCGCCGCGCATCGAGCTGGTAGGGCGCCGGGAAGGCGTTCGTCGGGCAGGCCTCGAGGCAGCGCCGGCATGAGCCGCAATGGTCCGTTTCCGCGGGATCTGCAGGAAGCTCGGCGGCAGTAAAGATCGCGCCCAGAAAAAGCCAGGAGCCGTGTTCGCGCGAGACGAGATTGGTGTGTTTGCCCTGCCAGCCGATGCCGGCGGCCGCGGCCAGAGGCTTTTCCATGACGGGGGCGGTGTCGACAAAAACCTTGATCTCGTCGGGAAGATTGCGCCGGCGCGCTTCGGCGGCGAAACGCGAGCCGATGCGCTTCATCGCCCCCTTGATGAGGTCGTGGTAATCGCGGTTGCGCGCATAGACGGAAATCGTCGCCTTCTGCCGTTCAGCGAGCGTGGCGAGAGGATCGTCCTCGGGGCCGTAATTCATGCCGAGCATGACGACGGATCGGACGTCCGGGAAGATGCGGCGCGGATCGGCGCGCCGGTCCGCCGTTTCCGGCATCCATTCCATGCTGCCGTGACGTCCGGCGTCGATCCAGACGCCAAGGCGCTCGCCGGCGGCGCCCAGCCCCTCCGGCGGCGTCACGCCGACGGTGGCGAAGCCTTCCTCACGGGCAATTTCGGCCAGGAACGCCTTCAGGCGCTCCGCGTCTAGAAGTCGAGATCGGCGTAATGGGCCGGCGGCGTCACGCCGCGCATCTGGTCGTGGAGGAGCGGACGGAAGGACGGTCTCGATTTGATCCTCGCGTACCAATCCTTGACTTCCTCGTATTCCTGCCAGGGCACCTCACCCAGAAAATCGGCCACGGAAAGTGCTGCTGCTGCGGCGAGATCAGCGTAGCTCATGCGGTCGCCGGCAAGCCAGCTCTGTTCCACGATCAGGTGGTCGATATAGCGCAAATGCATGCGGATATTAGCCCGTCCGGCACGCAGAAGCGAGGAATCGGGCGAGGAATCCATGCCGAGCCGAGACATCTCGCGTTTGATGACCCGCTCTTCTGCGAGATAGACCGTCACTTCGGGATCGAACTTTCCAAGAAACCAGTCGAGAAGCCGGCGCACCTCGGCGCGGCCGTCGGCGTTTGCCGGCAGAAGCCGATGCTCGTCGAGGGCAAAACCGCGGGTCTCGTCGAGATATTCAGACGCCGGCCAGGCGCCGACGATCGGCGGGCCGTTGTCTTCCTGCATCACCGGCAGGGTGCCTGCCGGGTTCATCAGAAGGAATTCTTCACGGCGCTCCCAGGGGCGCTCCTCGATCAACTCGCAAGTGAGCTCGCATTCCCCCACCGCCAGACGGATGAAGCGGGAGGGAACGGACAATGGATGGTGGTAAAGCCGGATCATCAGCGGGGCTGGCTATCAAACTGGTGAAAGGAAATGGGAACGCTCATTGCGGCATGGTAGGAGCCGCACGCTCGCGACGATTCGCGGGTGCCCTTGTGCCATGGCGGCGCAATCGGGCGAAGGTTGGGCGATCGCCTATGCGGGAAAGGAAAGAGCTTGGATATCGGGACCATCGTTGAGGCCGCTTTTCTCGGTTTGATCGAAGGGCTGACGGAGTTCATTCCGGTTTCGTCGACAGCGCACATTCTGCTGGCCGGACATTTCCTGCGCTTCGAATCGACGGGCAAGACCTTCGAAGTGCTCATCCAGCTCGGCGCCATCCTGGCCATCCTGTCGGTCTATTTCGGGCGGTTGTGGCGTGTGGCGACACAACTTCCGACGAGCCCCGATGCAAGGCGCTTCGTCATCGCGATCCTCCTCGCTTTCCTGCCGGCCGCAGTCATAGGTGTCATCGCGCACGATTTTATTAAGAATGTCTTATTCGAGACGCCGGTGCTGATATGTATCACCCTGATTGTGGGTGGCATCATTCTCGCCTTCATCGATCGGCTGGACCTGAAGCCGGTCCATCACGACGCCATGCGCTATCCGCCGGGGCTCGCCTTCAAGATCGGCGTGTTCCAGTGCCTGGCGATGATCCCGGGTGTTTCGCGCTCCGGCGCGACCATTGCCGGCGCGCTTCTGATGGGCTGCGACAAGCGTTCGGCGGCGGAATTTTCCTTCTTCCTCGCCATGCCGACGATGGCCGGCGCCTTCGCTTATGATCTCTTCAAGAATCGCGCGCTCTTGTCCGCCGACGATGCGGTGATCATCGGCGTCGGCTTCATCTTCGCCTTCGCGGCGGCCCTCGTCGTGGTGCGCAGCCTGCTCGACTTCGTCTCCCGCCACGGCTTCACGCCGTTCGCCTGGTGGCGCATCGCCGTCGGCACGGCGGGCCTCATCGGGCTCTGGCTCTGGGGCTGAAGATAAGGGCTGCGGCGGGAGCTCTTCCCGCCGCTTCAGGGGGTTCTGTATCTCTTCAACGCGCGGCTTCGTGGCGGGTCGCGCTCCGTTTGCGCCTCAGACGGGGTGCTTCTCGGCAAACTGCCCGTGGTCGCGAAAGCGCACGAGATAGGTCGGCAGGATGAGTTCCAGCGCGGCGGGGTCGATGCCGAGGCCTTCGAGCGTGCGGCCTTCCGCCTTCGCCTCCTCCGAGACGACATTGTCGAGCCGGAGCTGACGCACCTGATCGTAGGTGAGGGGCGGCGAGGGCAATTTGCTCATGATGCGGCCCATCGGCTTGGCGACGCTGAAGGGGATAGACACGATCTTGCGGCGGCGGTTGATCACTTTCAGCATGAGTTCCATGCATTCGCGGAAGGTCAAAACCTCCGGGCCGCCGAGCTCATAGGTCGCGCCAGGCTTCGCCTTGCCTTCGAGGCTTTTGGCGACCGCCTCGGCCACATCGCCGACGAAGACCGGCTGAAAGCGCGAGCTGCCGTCGCCGATGATCGGCAGGATCGGAGACATCGCCGCCATGCCGGCAAAGCGGTTGAAGAACTCGTCTTCCGGTCCGAAGACGATCGACGGACGCATCACGACGGTATCGGGCCGGTGTTCGCGCAGACCCGCTTCGCCCTCTGCCTTGCTGCGGAAATAGGGGATGTCGGAGTTCGCGTCGGCGCCAATGGCGGAGACATGGACGATCTCGTCCACGCCGGCCGCCTTGGCCGCTTCGCCGATGGTGCGCGGACCTTTCGCCTGCACGGCATCGAAGTTCTGGGCCCCGCCCTGGTAGAGGATGCCGACGAGATTGACGGCGGCATCGGCCCCATCAAGCGCGCGTTCTACGGACCAGGGATAGCGCAAATTCGCTTGCATCGGGACGATCTGACCGACCGAGCCGAGAGGCCGCAGGTGGAAGGCGAGATCCGGTCGCCGCACGGCAACGCGGATGCGCCAGCCACGCTGAGCAAGGGCACGCACGACATGACGGCCCAAAAAGCCAGAGCCCCCGAAAACGGTGACAAGGCGGGTCGGTTCGCTCGGTGGTTGCACGTTCAACTCCTGCCAGACGTGGGGCTTCTCAGCCGAGAAGCGCGGGTTGCGGACACATATAGTCTCGGCGGCACGCGGCCATCAACGGCCCGTACTTCGTAAAGGTTGAGCTTTTGCCAAGGTCGCGGCGTTTTGTGGGTGCTTCAGCGCCTCGTAGATCATCAAGCCGGTGGCGACGGCGAGGTTGAGCGAATCCGCTCCCTCGCGCATCGGGATGCGCAAAAGGCCGTCGCAGGCAGTGGCGAGCACGTCGGTCAGACCCTGGCGCTCGTTGCCCATGACGAGAATGAGAGGCGGCGCATAATCCGCTTCTCGGAAATCCTCTGTGGCTGAAAGATGCGTGCCGAGGAGGCGCG contains these protein-coding regions:
- a CDS encoding BadF/BadG/BcrA/BcrD ATPase family protein, translating into MERTILAVDAGGTKCRARLVAPDGTVLASGEGGACNPSTDLAGAIAVLDALINVLCRQTNPATERRSVVLSLGVAGLVDVGRRTSFLAAAEGFAEIVAMSDGYAALIGAGGGQPARLVILGTGAAGHRLFADGTSIQRDGWGFLGGDRGSGAWLGRRAVEAALKSYDGAAPESLLSQRLTARLGGNEAAILDWLLQARPRDFASLVLEIVAAAEAGDGAADALLEAAADEAAALVRSLGERERGESGRGEGEGEPLYLLGGLSELLRTRIETRLNQRFGVPQGGALDGCLLVARRQAPQERRR
- a CDS encoding SDR family oxidoreductase — translated: MDLFCFGLGYSARFTMDALEPESVWGTTRSAEGLHAMAALGAMPLLFDGNAGAPHNGAVSDALAEATHVLVSIAPDETGDPVLNVFGDALSEAGPNSICYLSTVGVYGDHDGGWVDETSECRPVSTRSKQRVEAENAWLSFSETTGIPVSIVRLSGIYGPGRGPFEKIRRGTSRRIIKDGQVFNRIHGEDIGQIAAAALRQNASGIFNGTDDEPAAPQDVITYAAELLGVEPPEEVRFEAANMSPMARTFYGENKRVKNDKIKNELGVALAYPTYREGLKAILAAENG
- the queG gene encoding tRNA epoxyqueuosine(34) reductase QueG, translating into MKAFLAEIAREEGFATVGVTPPEGLGAAGERLGVWIDAGRHGSMEWMPETADRRADPRRIFPDVRSVVMLGMNYGPEDDPLATLAERQKATISVYARNRDYHDLIKGAMKRIGSRFAAEARRRNLPDEIKVFVDTAPVMEKPLAAAAGIGWQGKHTNLVSREHGSWLFLGAIFTAAELPADPAETDHCGSCRRCLEACPTNAFPAPYQLDARRCISYLTIEDKGLIPREFRKDLGNRIYGCDDCLAACPWNKFAETASEAKLKAREDLQAPSLKDLVRLDDAAFRQHFSGSPIKRIGRAKFVSNVLIAIGNSGDAELASEARARLDDESPLVRGAAIWALARLAPETAERARAELLPQEDNAAVRGEWNLLGED
- a CDS encoding glutathione S-transferase family protein, whose amino-acid sequence is MIRLYHHPLSVPSRFIRLAVGECELTCELIEERPWERREEFLLMNPAGTLPVMQEDNGPPIVGAWPASEYLDETRGFALDEHRLLPANADGRAEVRRLLDWFLGKFDPEVTVYLAEERVIKREMSRLGMDSSPDSSLLRAGRANIRMHLRYIDHLIVEQSWLAGDRMSYADLAAAAALSVADFLGEVPWQEYEEVKDWYARIKSRPSFRPLLHDQMRGVTPPAHYADLDF
- a CDS encoding undecaprenyl-diphosphate phosphatase; this translates as MDIGTIVEAAFLGLIEGLTEFIPVSSTAHILLAGHFLRFESTGKTFEVLIQLGAILAILSVYFGRLWRVATQLPTSPDARRFVIAILLAFLPAAVIGVIAHDFIKNVLFETPVLICITLIVGGIILAFIDRLDLKPVHHDAMRYPPGLAFKIGVFQCLAMIPGVSRSGATIAGALLMGCDKRSAAEFSFFLAMPTMAGAFAYDLFKNRALLSADDAVIIGVGFIFAFAAALVVVRSLLDFVSRHGFTPFAWWRIAVGTAGLIGLWLWG
- a CDS encoding complex I NDUFA9 subunit family protein — its product is MQPPSEPTRLVTVFGGSGFLGRHVVRALAQRGWRIRVAVRRPDLAFHLRPLGSVGQIVPMQANLRYPWSVERALDGADAAVNLVGILYQGGAQNFDAVQAKGPRTIGEAAKAAGVDEIVHVSAIGADANSDIPYFRSKAEGEAGLREHRPDTVVMRPSIVFGPEDEFFNRFAGMAAMSPILPIIGDGSSRFQPVFVGDVAEAVAKSLEGKAKPGATYELGGPEVLTFRECMELMLKVINRRRKIVSIPFSVAKPMGRIMSKLPSPPLTYDQVRQLRLDNVVSEEAKAEGRTLEGLGIDPAALELILPTYLVRFRDHGQFAEKHPV